From a single Deinococcus aerolatus genomic region:
- a CDS encoding Ig-like domain-containing protein, whose product MVDQTSPAAAVAPILLPESISDANTGGNPRFFWVTNKGVTTFPGNLDTALTPSVKICKVVNNIATTTCPVLISGAQLTLTPDNLAANPPIYGFWRGRWNTKTPALRVTDDYRMSVMIGNKLLGYQDVDLVATSGETKNPRVGFIAIVNGSSLDFKFRIEAGATAPNVSFSPDSLVFQTVLVGNSSTKPVTIKNVGVSMLALTGTGLSGANAGDFSATLSGCGSLAPQATCTANVTFRPTALGPRAATLSLTTTGATVAQTLALTSGPASQAINRPPRLPHSIIAFPVRDFISGAGYAATDRVTVSILRGGLRVGFVNNVIPQDDPSTPEFDGLVDVNHPGGVCWENSVPDIRVGDLVRLETAPGVGDETFVQGVTVTQPATIVRRATLDAAGNSNADGVIEVHGRAMDLQTNQRLDPAQFEARLISKGNTFTFNGKRSLRAGGAGGKDGTLTFDTTDPNNGLWTARFSGLTQRDLDLAEAAESRALWLGRDPVTSSEMTIYEFGQFPGFAGGCVGPVTGFAGPLAAPAPASLTFNEQGLYDPENPGTNPASAPQIITLSNGGGIALNISGVSLSGSGSADFLIDTNTCTGTSVAPNGACTVGVHFQPTSGGLRNAQLNFVDNADNTPQSVTLTGNLNSVTPGPIHEPPQDPHALFVFPSRDFVSAEGYGPNDRVKVEILRGGVQIGVANNVVPKDDLGTPGFDGLVDVNHPGGACWEGVTPDLRPGDVVRYTTNFGVVDQTTTQNLVVTQPATQGRNADGSPASSVVMTGYALGQDNLRLPLDQFEARIIAKGNTFGINGRRSLRAGGLGVREGTLTYDTANPNDGRWTAVFPGLSQSDIDLAASVESRGVWLGRIPAALTESTIYEYGAGGGPVGCAAPLNVPTASLSPLSLDFGAVTLGSTTAARSVSLTTSSPASISSLSVVGIDPGEFTVDRGACVNPSSTSCTFRVTFMPAGLGIRTAGVMIVDSADGSPHFLPVRGEGVVAPPPNRPPVGVNDYVSGHAGRVQTLNVLTNDTDPDGDPLSVTGVSNGTNGVASCTPGGACTYTPDIGYFGTTYFAYTISDGRGGSTNATVTVNLTNARPTSQGDNDRTVESRAVSTNVLANDTDSDNDPLSVISATQGTNGAVSCTSSSCTYTPNPGFFGTDSYTYTVSDGFESATATVSVMVDPMAKAIDDGPINIPLSSFDPAVGAFIDSATLLANDTGRGLIVTSNSSSSSGGSATCTATGCTFKPSNSGSATFNYTVQDFYDNNATATVQLNFTQP is encoded by the coding sequence GACAAACAAGGGCGTGACCACCTTCCCGGGCAACCTCGACACGGCACTGACCCCCAGCGTCAAAATATGCAAGGTCGTCAACAACATCGCTACCACCACCTGCCCGGTGCTTATTAGTGGCGCGCAGCTTACCCTGACGCCCGACAATCTTGCTGCCAACCCACCCATATACGGCTTCTGGCGCGGACGCTGGAACACCAAAACGCCAGCCCTCAGGGTGACTGACGATTACCGCATGAGCGTGATGATCGGCAACAAGCTGTTGGGTTACCAGGATGTGGATCTGGTGGCCACCAGTGGGGAGACCAAGAATCCTCGCGTCGGGTTCATCGCCATCGTTAACGGTTCCTCACTGGATTTCAAATTCCGTATCGAAGCGGGTGCAACTGCACCTAACGTCTCCTTCTCGCCGGACTCCCTCGTGTTCCAGACCGTCTTGGTAGGCAATTCCAGTACGAAGCCTGTCACCATTAAGAATGTGGGGGTCAGCATGCTGGCCCTGACTGGCACAGGCCTGAGCGGAGCCAACGCCGGCGACTTCAGCGCTACTCTCAGCGGTTGCGGCTCTCTGGCGCCGCAGGCAACTTGTACCGCGAACGTAACCTTCCGGCCTACAGCACTCGGCCCACGTGCTGCGACCTTGAGCCTCACTACTACCGGCGCTACCGTGGCGCAGACCCTGGCCCTGACGTCAGGCCCCGCGTCGCAAGCCATTAACCGGCCGCCCAGGCTTCCACACTCCATCATCGCGTTCCCGGTTCGTGATTTCATTTCCGGGGCCGGATACGCCGCCACTGACCGGGTCACTGTGAGCATCTTGCGCGGCGGCCTGCGCGTTGGATTCGTCAACAACGTGATTCCCCAGGATGATCCGAGCACGCCTGAGTTTGATGGTTTGGTGGACGTCAATCACCCGGGTGGCGTGTGTTGGGAAAATAGCGTCCCCGACATCCGCGTTGGTGATCTCGTCCGGTTGGAAACGGCGCCCGGCGTAGGCGACGAGACCTTCGTGCAGGGTGTAACTGTGACGCAGCCCGCTACTATTGTGAGGCGGGCGACCCTGGATGCAGCCGGCAATTCCAATGCTGATGGCGTGATCGAGGTCCACGGCCGGGCTATGGACTTGCAGACCAATCAACGACTTGACCCCGCACAGTTCGAGGCGCGGCTTATTTCCAAGGGCAACACTTTCACCTTCAACGGCAAGCGCTCGCTGCGCGCGGGCGGCGCCGGAGGCAAGGACGGCACTCTGACCTTCGACACCACCGATCCGAACAACGGCTTGTGGACTGCCCGTTTCAGCGGCCTGACCCAGCGCGACCTTGACCTGGCCGAGGCGGCCGAATCGCGCGCCTTATGGCTAGGCCGCGACCCAGTGACCTCGAGCGAAATGACCATCTATGAGTTCGGCCAGTTCCCCGGCTTTGCGGGTGGCTGTGTTGGCCCGGTGACCGGCTTCGCCGGCCCATTGGCTGCACCAGCACCGGCCAGCCTGACGTTCAACGAGCAAGGTCTATACGACCCGGAGAATCCTGGAACCAACCCGGCTTCGGCGCCACAGATCATTACGCTCAGTAACGGCGGCGGCATCGCCCTGAACATCTCGGGCGTGAGCCTCAGCGGTTCCGGCTCAGCCGATTTCCTGATTGATACGAACACCTGCACGGGTACCAGCGTCGCTCCAAACGGTGCTTGTACAGTGGGCGTACACTTCCAGCCCACTTCGGGCGGGTTGAGGAATGCCCAGCTGAACTTCGTCGACAACGCCGACAATACTCCGCAAAGCGTGACACTGACCGGCAACCTTAATTCGGTCACGCCGGGACCGATTCACGAGCCGCCTCAGGATCCGCACGCCCTGTTTGTCTTCCCGTCGCGCGACTTTGTCTCGGCAGAGGGTTATGGCCCCAACGACCGCGTGAAAGTTGAGATTCTGCGGGGTGGCGTCCAGATCGGGGTGGCCAACAATGTGGTGCCAAAAGACGATCTTGGCACGCCAGGCTTTGACGGACTGGTTGACGTCAACCACCCAGGCGGGGCCTGCTGGGAAGGCGTAACGCCGGATCTGCGGCCTGGCGACGTGGTGCGCTACACCACTAATTTCGGTGTGGTCGATCAGACCACCACCCAGAATCTCGTGGTCACCCAGCCCGCCACCCAGGGCCGCAACGCTGACGGAAGCCCCGCGTCGAGCGTCGTGATGACCGGCTACGCGCTCGGCCAGGACAATCTGCGCCTGCCCCTCGACCAGTTCGAGGCCCGCATCATCGCCAAGGGCAACACCTTCGGCATCAATGGCCGGCGATCCTTGCGGGCCGGTGGTTTGGGCGTGCGTGAGGGCACCCTGACCTACGATACCGCCAATCCCAACGACGGCCGCTGGACTGCCGTGTTCCCCGGCCTGTCCCAAAGCGATATCGACCTCGCCGCCAGTGTGGAATCACGTGGCGTGTGGCTCGGGCGCATTCCGGCAGCCCTGACCGAGAGCACCATCTACGAATATGGCGCGGGCGGCGGCCCGGTGGGTTGCGCCGCGCCCCTGAACGTGCCGACCGCCAGTCTGAGTCCGCTGTCACTGGACTTCGGTGCCGTCACACTGGGCAGCACCACGGCAGCCCGCTCGGTAAGCCTCACGACTTCCAGCCCGGCCAGCATCAGCAGCCTGAGCGTGGTGGGCATCGATCCGGGCGAGTTCACGGTTGATCGTGGCGCCTGCGTCAACCCCAGTTCGACGTCCTGCACCTTCCGCGTGACCTTCATGCCAGCGGGCCTGGGCATCCGCACGGCCGGCGTGATGATCGTAGACAGCGCGGACGGCAGTCCCCACTTCCTACCCGTGCGCGGCGAAGGCGTCGTGGCTCCGCCACCCAATCGGCCGCCCGTCGGCGTGAATGACTACGTCTCCGGCCACGCTGGACGTGTGCAGACGCTGAATGTCCTGACCAACGACACGGATCCCGATGGCGATCCCCTGAGCGTAACTGGCGTGAGTAACGGCACGAACGGCGTGGCGAGTTGTACTCCTGGCGGCGCCTGCACCTACACTCCCGACATCGGCTACTTCGGAACCACCTACTTCGCTTACACCATCTCGGATGGACGCGGCGGCAGTACCAACGCCACTGTGACGGTCAACCTGACCAACGCCCGTCCGACCTCACAAGGCGACAATGACCGCACCGTCGAGAGCCGCGCAGTCAGCACCAACGTCCTGGCCAACGACACCGATTCGGATAACGACCCGCTGAGCGTCATCAGCGCCACTCAGGGTACGAACGGCGCCGTGTCCTGCACCAGCAGCAGCTGCACGTACACCCCAAATCCGGGTTTCTTTGGCACGGACAGCTACACCTACACCGTCAGCGACGGTTTTGAATCGGCCACTGCTACTGTGAGTGTGATGGTCGATCCTATGGCGAAGGCGATTGATGACGGGCCCATTAACATCCCGCTGTCCTCTTTTGACCCGGCGGTGGGGGCATTCATCGACTCCGCAACGCTGCTGGCCAACGATACGGGGCGTGGGCTCATCGTCACGAGCAACTCCAGTAGCTCTAGCGGAGGCAGCGCGACCTGCACTGCCACAGGCTGCACCTTTAAACCCAGTAATTCTGGCTCCGCCACCTTCAACTACACGGTGCAAGACTTCTACGACAATAACGCCACCGCCACCGTTCAGCTCAACTTCACACAACCCTGA
- a CDS encoding IS3 family transposase, producing MTTKASPLHPLAGNLLNREFEVDRPNRKWVTDITYLPTTEGWLYLATVMDLFSRKIVGWRRAVPSCWALNERLHTLLVMDALNMAWQRRQPEAGLLHHSDRGSQNTRDVYRRALERLKAVQSMSNKGACWDNAVQESFFSTLKVELDLQLARGTRAQTRSEVCEWIEVFYNRQRRHSSLSYRSPVAFEEQAPYPELSLH from the coding sequence GTGACCACGAAGGCATCACCTCTCCACCCACTCGCAGGAAATCTCCTGAACCGGGAATTTGAAGTCGACCGGCCCAATCGGAAATGGGTCACCGACATCACCTACCTACCAACGACTGAGGGCTGGCTCTACCTGGCTACGGTCATGGATCTCTTCTCCAGGAAGATTGTCGGCTGGCGTCGGGCCGTCCCGAGCTGTTGGGCGCTGAATGAACGCCTTCACACGCTGCTCGTGATGGACGCCCTGAACATGGCCTGGCAGCGACGGCAGCCCGAAGCCGGGCTGCTCCATCATTCTGACCGGGGCAGCCAGAACACCCGTGACGTCTACCGGCGGGCCCTGGAGCGCCTGAAGGCAGTGCAGAGCATGAGCAACAAGGGGGCGTGCTGGGACAATGCCGTTCAGGAAAGCTTTTTCTCAACCCTGAAGGTCGAGCTTGACCTTCAGCTGGCACGCGGCACGCGTGCCCAGACCCGCAGTGAGGTGTGCGAGTGGATTGAGGTCTTTTACAACCGGCAGCGTCGTCACTCCTCACTGAGCTACCGTTCCCCGGTGGCCTTCGAGGAACAGGCTCCCTATCCTGAACTGTCCCTTCACTAA
- a CDS encoding IS3 family transposase: MDRTDALEDACPLLRQTKLIFAFIQQHQEEFLVALMCRVLAVSVSGYYAWRGRPENTRARKDRALTERIKDSHQRSRGTYGTPRIQADLAEEGERVSGQRIGRLMKVARGQGSLQAEIPRDHEGITSPPTRRKSPEPGI; the protein is encoded by the coding sequence TTGGACAGAACAGACGCCCTTGAGGACGCTTGCCCGCTTCTTCGCCAGACAAAGCTGATCTTCGCCTTCATCCAGCAGCATCAGGAAGAATTTCTGGTGGCTCTGATGTGCCGGGTGCTGGCGGTCAGTGTCAGCGGGTATTACGCCTGGCGAGGAAGGCCCGAAAACACCAGGGCGCGCAAAGATCGTGCCCTGACCGAGAGAATCAAGGACAGCCATCAACGGAGCCGGGGGACGTATGGCACTCCGAGAATTCAGGCCGACCTGGCCGAGGAGGGGGAACGGGTGAGCGGTCAGCGAATCGGACGATTGATGAAGGTAGCGAGGGGACAAGGTTCGCTGCAAGCGGAAATTCCGCGTGACCACGAAGGCATCACCTCTCCACCCACTCGCAGGAAATCTCCTGAACCGGGAATTTGA
- a CDS encoding helix-turn-helix domain-containing protein: MRLVQSTGKSCAQIARDLVIPPHYVARWKKQWEAQEPAGRPGNTGRGIAAHSKQEERIKHLERELQIARQERDIEKKAVA, translated from the coding sequence GTGCGGCTGGTTCAATCGACGGGCAAGAGCTGTGCTCAGATCGCCCGTGACCTCGTTATTCCTCCCCACTACGTTGCTCGCTGGAAAAAGCAGTGGGAGGCGCAGGAGCCTGCAGGACGCCCCGGGAACACGGGGCGTGGTATCGCGGCCCACTCCAAACAGGAAGAGCGCATTAAGCACTTGGAGCGTGAACTGCAAATTGCCCGTCAGGAGCGGGATATCGAGAAAAAAGCGGTGGCCTGA